The Paenibacillus uliginis N3/975 genome has a window encoding:
- a CDS encoding methyltransferase domain-containing protein — translation MRMFDLELDQLTGLNILDCPAGACSFTAVGRQQGLHITACDIAYDHQIDDLERKGLQDIGHAMETMERAKDLYLWDFYKDVQGLSKYRHQALQDCVADMRERPERYIAAVLPELPFEDKQFDLVLSAHFLFMYGDRLDYDFHKKTIDELLRVTSGEVRIFPLVDLTGSRYEHLDQLVAELKAEGLLTEERIVPYEFLRNANSMLCIRQK, via the coding sequence ATGCGGATGTTTGATCTTGAACTGGATCAACTCACCGGTCTGAACATTCTTGATTGTCCGGCAGGGGCTTGTTCTTTTACAGCTGTGGGCAGACAGCAGGGACTGCATATTACCGCGTGTGATATTGCGTATGATCACCAAATCGATGATCTGGAGCGTAAGGGACTGCAGGATATCGGGCATGCGATGGAAACGATGGAAAGAGCAAAGGATCTATATCTCTGGGACTTCTATAAAGATGTGCAGGGTTTAAGCAAGTATCGCCATCAGGCACTTCAAGACTGTGTGGCAGATATGAGGGAGCGACCGGAACGGTATATCGCTGCTGTGCTACCGGAGCTCCCGTTTGAAGATAAACAGTTTGATCTGGTGCTGTCAGCGCATTTTCTGTTTATGTATGGCGACCGACTGGACTATGACTTTCATAAGAAGACGATTGATGAATTGCTGCGAGTCACCTCGGGTGAGGTACGGATTTTTCCGCTGGTAGATTTGACGGGGTCCCGATATGAGCACCTGGATCAGCTGGTGGCTGAGCTGAAAGCAGAGGGATTACTGACCGAGGAACGTATCGTACCGTATGAGTTTCTAAGAAATGCGAATTCCATGCTGTGCATCCGGCAGAAGTGA
- a CDS encoding BlaI/MecI/CopY family transcriptional regulator, producing the protein MQITKAEMEIMQVLWESGRRMTTNEIMEYFPKKNKTTVLTLAGRLLDKGALQSVKRGRSHAHEYWAAISEEDYRKMQTKSFLFSIHNGSAKSLISSLFQAENLTKKDIEELRSFINSEADRYD; encoded by the coding sequence ATGCAAATCACAAAAGCCGAAATGGAGATTATGCAAGTCCTATGGGAAAGTGGAAGAAGGATGACGACGAATGAAATCATGGAATATTTTCCCAAAAAAAATAAGACGACTGTTCTCACGCTTGCCGGTAGGTTACTAGACAAAGGGGCGTTGCAATCCGTGAAACGCGGACGTTCGCATGCTCATGAATATTGGGCAGCTATAAGCGAAGAGGATTACAGAAAAATGCAAACAAAGAGCTTCCTATTCTCCATCCATAATGGCTCTGCCAAAAGTTTGATTAGCTCATTGTTCCAGGCTGAGAATTTGACAAAGAAGGATATCGAAGAGCTCCGGTCCTTTATAAATAGCGAGGCAGACAGATATGATTAA
- a CDS encoding ATP-binding protein, translating into MNELKIPKRLTTALVNSLTAGVVPRVGLEHIAVGRKPEVEAILRDMDNIAEGGAAFKLITGRYGSGKSFLLQIIRNYAMDRDFVVADADLSPERRLVGTKGQGLATYRELMTHLSTRTRPDGGALEMILQKWIAAIQQEIMQESGLRPGDAALNEQVELRIYAVTSSMQNLVHGFDFAKVLAAYWNSYKLGDDDRKQAALRWLRGEYATKTEARKDLGVGVIIDDDSWYDYIKLWSEFTAAIGYKGLLLFIDEGVNLYKITNSISRQSNYEKLLTMFNDTMQGKAEHLGIFMGGTPQFVEDERRGLFSYDALRSRLIDGRYGSSGLKTYTSPILKLDMLSYEEILILLQKLRDIHALHFQYAAVLTDDQLIAFMQNAVGRLGAEELLTTREVVRDFMDLLHTLHQHPETTFEDLLGEITAQSAAKSGDKDPDDMEDFLAEFEL; encoded by the coding sequence ATGAATGAATTGAAAATACCCAAAAGGCTGACCACGGCGCTAGTCAACTCGCTAACAGCAGGGGTTGTACCGAGAGTGGGGCTTGAGCATATCGCGGTAGGCCGCAAGCCGGAAGTGGAAGCCATACTACGTGATATGGACAATATTGCGGAAGGTGGAGCAGCTTTCAAGCTCATTACCGGACGGTACGGCAGCGGCAAAAGTTTTCTCCTACAAATTATTCGCAATTACGCGATGGATCGGGATTTTGTTGTAGCCGATGCGGATTTATCACCGGAGCGGCGGCTTGTCGGTACGAAGGGCCAGGGACTGGCCACTTATCGCGAGCTGATGACCCATCTCTCCACACGCACACGCCCGGACGGTGGGGCGCTCGAGATGATCCTGCAGAAGTGGATCGCAGCGATCCAGCAAGAGATCATGCAGGAGTCCGGGCTACGCCCCGGTGACGCCGCATTGAACGAGCAGGTGGAGCTGCGGATTTACGCGGTAACCAGCAGCATGCAGAACCTGGTGCACGGGTTCGACTTTGCCAAGGTGCTCGCTGCTTATTGGAACAGTTACAAGCTCGGTGACGATGACCGCAAGCAGGCTGCTCTCCGCTGGCTGCGCGGGGAATACGCTACAAAGACGGAGGCACGCAAAGACCTTGGAGTTGGTGTCATCATTGACGATGACAGCTGGTATGACTATATCAAGCTGTGGTCGGAGTTTACGGCGGCCATAGGCTATAAAGGGCTACTGCTCTTCATCGACGAGGGCGTTAACCTTTACAAAATTACAAATTCGATATCCCGTCAGAGCAATTACGAGAAGCTCCTGACGATGTTTAACGATACGATGCAGGGCAAGGCGGAGCACCTCGGTATCTTTATGGGTGGCACACCTCAGTTCGTGGAAGATGAGCGGCGCGGGCTGTTCAGCTATGACGCCCTCCGGTCTCGTTTGATCGACGGCCGTTATGGCAGTAGCGGACTCAAGACATATACCTCACCGATATTGAAGCTGGACATGCTGTCGTACGAGGAAATCCTTATTCTTTTGCAGAAGCTGCGGGATATCCATGCCCTTCACTTTCAATATGCAGCCGTCTTGACCGATGATCAGCTGATTGCATTCATGCAAAATGCCGTGGGTCGATTGGGTGCCGAGGAACTGCTGACAACCCGTGAGGTGGTACGGGACTTTATGGACCTCCTGCATACGCTGCATCAGCATCCGGAAACGACGTTTGAAGATTTGCTGGGTGAAATAACGGCACAGTCTGCGGCTAAGTCTGGGGACAAAGATCCGGATGATATGGAAGACTTCCTGGCGGAGTTTGAGTTATGA
- a CDS encoding electron transfer flavoprotein subunit alpha/FixB family protein yields the protein MSRTILVYAESRDGKLRQVALETLGAAHILAGDGDSIRILLAGSNITEATTALTPYGTDTIYTIEHDDMENYTPDVYMAAVQAAIGEAQPDVVLFGHTAIGRDLAPLTAASMSAGQISDVTAIEVEDGETSFTRPLYAGKAFEKRVFQSGPWVVTIRPNNIPAAEPSPDGGSSNIVDIAYPAPLLRTIVKDVVRKTTGKIDLAEAKIVISGGRGVKSADGFKPLEELADLLGGAVGASRGACDAGYCDYALQIGQTGKVVTPEIYIACGISGAIQHLAGMSQSRVIIAINKDPEAPIFKVADYGIVGDLFDIVPLLTEEFRKVLV from the coding sequence ATGAGCAGAACCATTTTGGTTTACGCCGAAAGCCGTGACGGAAAGCTGCGCCAGGTTGCACTGGAAACGTTGGGTGCCGCCCACATTCTTGCCGGAGACGGTGACAGCATCCGCATCCTGTTAGCAGGATCGAATATTACTGAAGCTACTACCGCCTTAACCCCGTATGGTACCGATACGATATATACCATCGAACATGATGATATGGAAAACTATACTCCTGATGTTTATATGGCAGCGGTTCAGGCAGCCATTGGAGAAGCGCAGCCGGATGTGGTGTTGTTCGGTCACACAGCCATCGGCCGTGATCTGGCCCCGCTGACCGCAGCATCGATGAGTGCCGGACAGATTTCCGATGTAACCGCGATTGAAGTGGAAGACGGTGAAACTTCTTTTACCCGCCCTCTCTATGCCGGTAAAGCGTTCGAAAAGCGTGTGTTCCAATCCGGCCCATGGGTCGTGACCATCCGCCCGAACAATATTCCGGCAGCGGAACCGTCTCCAGACGGCGGTAGCTCAAACATCGTCGACATCGCCTATCCAGCTCCTTTGCTACGCACCATCGTGAAAGATGTAGTCCGCAAAACAACAGGCAAAATCGATCTCGCCGAAGCCAAAATCGTCATCTCCGGCGGTCGCGGCGTCAAGAGTGCCGACGGCTTCAAGCCGCTTGAAGAGCTCGCTGATCTGCTCGGCGGGGCTGTCGGTGCCTCCCGCGGCGCATGTGATGCAGGCTACTGTGATTACGCGCTTCAGATCGGGCAGACTGGCAAAGTTGTTACACCCGAGATCTACATCGCCTGCGGTATCAGCGGTGCGATTCAGCATCTTGCCGGTATGAGCCAATCGCGCGTCATTATCGCGATTAATAAAGATCCGGAGGCACCGATCTTCAAGGTGGCCGACTATGGCATCGTTGGCGACTTGTTCGACATCGTGCCGCTACTGACGGAGGAATTCCGCAAGGTGCTGGTGTAG
- a CDS encoding M56 family metallopeptidase, with translation MIKWLLMTSLTGSVASSLFILLRTKLASKYGGRWYYYASLMALSLFILPLYFNVSINQPLFSFYEKQVQTDSTSAVIEMTAAIGASMPDQTASASTTSENQGFSIMSVDQWILGIWMVGCLAMLYRYFFAYFRFKKQAIHSSPIDRIGDLKVVVSDYVHSPMLIGFFKPTIVMPNANINAEDYKLALQHEWIHYKQRDAWIKLMAVLVNCLHWFNPVSYLALANISEACEYAVDEQITKGLKTAEKKRYSEMILHFASSSPVLNSNLAQPKKQLYRRFSLIMKRNTGSGKTVLGIFLVVLITTVSVFSSSVVFAEKSKPLMEDSGGIKTYYNTFETFEENVEIALGTKSMHTRTNLYIDADGRKIDDFNHTEPYYKIHQYWQDKESAANMINKTMSIEGHTVTVAFSEHAKDYIDDKVIKQMIVNQITFDLDYQDPKYKYDHQAFIKELMKRGVYVIEEVITPKQFTYRLSQKTSGAIVGHKMYTSYDKKIKITDIFNGKAKLPKTDINEINQINQAEETLANQGVQLGAAFVIKNGETLAINIKELSDKMPKIHLAIIDETTGKIVDSIFNASFTWSRHIYTPGKNEVNHSFKVVASGEEQDHAKLEIYTYKAGKEEVIVSTTN, from the coding sequence ATGATTAAATGGTTGTTAATGACCTCTCTTACCGGTAGTGTTGCAAGCTCATTATTCATTCTGCTACGAACAAAATTGGCATCAAAATATGGTGGCCGTTGGTATTATTACGCCAGTTTGATGGCATTATCGCTTTTTATTTTGCCGCTGTACTTTAACGTGTCAATTAATCAGCCGCTGTTTTCCTTTTATGAAAAACAGGTGCAAACAGATTCAACGAGCGCTGTTATAGAGATGACTGCAGCGATCGGAGCGTCAATGCCTGACCAGACGGCAAGTGCCAGCACTACGTCTGAAAACCAAGGTTTTTCTATTATGTCTGTAGATCAGTGGATACTTGGAATCTGGATGGTCGGTTGTTTAGCAATGTTGTACCGTTATTTTTTCGCTTACTTTCGCTTTAAAAAGCAAGCGATTCATTCCTCCCCGATCGATCGTATAGGAGATCTGAAAGTGGTAGTCAGCGATTATGTGCACTCTCCTATGCTAATTGGATTTTTCAAGCCGACAATCGTAATGCCAAACGCGAACATAAATGCAGAGGATTACAAACTTGCGCTGCAGCATGAATGGATCCACTACAAGCAAAGAGACGCTTGGATTAAGCTTATGGCGGTGTTGGTCAACTGCCTGCATTGGTTCAATCCGGTATCTTATCTTGCTTTAGCTAATATTAGCGAGGCCTGCGAATACGCCGTAGATGAACAAATAACGAAAGGCTTGAAAACTGCTGAGAAGAAACGATACAGCGAGATGATTTTACATTTTGCTTCAAGTTCGCCTGTTCTGAACAGCAATCTGGCTCAACCAAAAAAACAGTTGTACAGGAGGTTTTCTCTAATCATGAAACGAAATACGGGAAGCGGAAAAACGGTCTTAGGCATCTTCCTTGTTGTTCTAATTACAACTGTGTCAGTCTTCTCATCCTCCGTTGTTTTTGCTGAGAAATCCAAGCCTCTTATGGAAGATAGCGGTGGCATTAAGACATATTACAATACGTTCGAAACGTTTGAAGAAAATGTGGAAATCGCGCTTGGAACAAAGTCGATGCATACAAGAACAAATTTGTATATTGATGCTGATGGACGAAAGATCGATGATTTCAACCATACTGAGCCTTACTATAAAATTCATCAATATTGGCAGGATAAAGAGTCAGCTGCGAACATGATCAACAAAACGATGTCTATTGAAGGCCATACGGTAACGGTTGCTTTCAGTGAACACGCGAAGGATTACATAGACGATAAAGTGATTAAACAGATGATAGTCAATCAAATTACTTTTGACTTGGACTACCAGGACCCAAAATATAAGTATGATCATCAGGCATTTATCAAAGAGCTTATGAAGCGGGGAGTTTATGTAATAGAGGAGGTTATTACTCCGAAACAGTTTACTTATAGACTATCCCAAAAGACAAGCGGCGCCATCGTTGGTCATAAAATGTATACTTCGTATGACAAAAAAATAAAAATAACAGATATTTTTAACGGAAAAGCTAAGCTGCCCAAAACTGATATCAATGAAATAAATCAAATAAATCAGGCGGAAGAAACTCTAGCAAATCAGGGGGTACAGCTCGGTGCTGCCTTTGTCATAAAGAACGGCGAAACTTTAGCGATCAATATAAAGGAATTGTCGGACAAAATGCCCAAGATTCACTTGGCGATCATTGATGAGACGACTGGCAAAATCGTGGATTCAATTTTCAATGCTTCTTTCACTTGGAGTAGGCATATTTACACGCCTGGGAAAAATGAAGTGAATCATTCCTTTAAAGTTGTGGCAAGTGGAGAGGAACAAGATCATGCAAAGTTAGAAATTTATACGTATAAGGCTGGTAAAGAGGAAGTGATAGTGAGCACAACAAATTAA
- a CDS encoding DEAD/DEAH box helicase: MSPNPFSRLAPFIQEYIYRKQWDTLREAQVDACRVLFDTPNHLLIASGTASGKTEAAFFPALTELYERPSSSVGILYIGPLKALINDQFERIRELLREGEVPVWHWHGDVSQAEKTKLMKKPSGVLQITPESLEGLLMNRPNAIPALFQDLRYVIIDEVHAFMGADRGIQVLSQLTRIERMASCSPRRIGLSATLSDYETAAGWLAAGTRYPVEVVSPQGGRKLRLSVEHFSFPDARDEKQAEQLEHAHKAYYDFVYDHTHLKKALVFTNSRSDAELTTLELRRIAAKRQQPDVFHVHHGSISALLREETEAALRSGPGPAVAAATLTLELGIDLGELERVIQLGAPYSCSSFVQRLGRSGRRGQTSEMLFLCPEEEDEEAQLPARMPWTLLRAIAVIELYVRDKWVEPLTLREKPIGLLYHQTMSILKSMGEAEPADLARAVLTLPAFRGIDPDEYRIFLNYLLQTDHIQRTDEGPLIIGLTGERIVNNFRFYAVFKDDEEHVVYNGSEEIGSITTVPPPGYCFSLAGKLWKVEEVDTKHKALYVKSAKGKVDTLWLGAGGDVHTRVVHKMREVLADSTLYPYLAPGAVNRLERARRLARESGLLKSVVIPAGGDSMFVLPWAGSKQFRTLERLLKHNLADRLALRSIVPMEPYYMVVAGKTDASHLMDEILSELSQCEVSGSATLLDLDEAPYLGKYDEFVAPELVRTAFAVDGLDVEGLAEVLKER; the protein is encoded by the coding sequence ATGAGCCCAAACCCGTTCTCCAGGCTTGCGCCCTTCATCCAGGAATATATATACCGGAAACAATGGGATACACTCCGTGAAGCGCAGGTCGACGCGTGCCGGGTTCTGTTTGATACTCCTAACCATCTGCTCATCGCTTCAGGTACTGCATCGGGTAAGACGGAAGCAGCATTTTTCCCGGCCCTTACAGAGCTGTATGAGCGTCCTTCCTCATCTGTCGGTATTTTGTATATCGGCCCATTAAAGGCGCTGATCAACGACCAGTTTGAGCGAATCCGCGAGCTGCTGCGGGAGGGGGAAGTTCCCGTATGGCATTGGCACGGGGACGTGTCCCAAGCCGAGAAGACGAAGTTGATGAAAAAGCCTTCCGGCGTTCTCCAGATCACCCCCGAGTCGCTCGAAGGGCTGCTTATGAACCGACCGAATGCGATACCGGCGCTGTTTCAGGATCTGCGATATGTGATCATCGACGAGGTTCACGCCTTTATGGGCGCGGACCGGGGTATCCAGGTGCTGAGCCAGCTGACGCGGATCGAACGGATGGCATCCTGCTCGCCACGGCGAATTGGATTGTCTGCGACGCTCAGTGATTATGAGACGGCAGCGGGATGGCTTGCAGCCGGGACTCGGTATCCCGTCGAGGTGGTGTCTCCTCAAGGCGGCCGGAAGCTGCGGCTGAGTGTGGAGCACTTCTCCTTCCCGGATGCCCGGGACGAGAAGCAGGCCGAGCAGCTGGAGCATGCCCACAAGGCTTATTATGATTTTGTATATGACCATACCCATCTGAAAAAAGCACTCGTCTTCACCAACTCCCGTTCCGACGCGGAGCTGACAACACTGGAGCTGCGCCGGATTGCCGCGAAGCGTCAGCAACCGGACGTATTTCACGTCCATCATGGCAGCATCTCGGCCTTGCTACGGGAAGAGACGGAAGCCGCACTGCGCAGCGGCCCCGGCCCTGCGGTCGCCGCCGCCACACTTACGCTGGAGCTCGGCATTGACCTTGGGGAACTGGAACGCGTCATTCAGCTCGGAGCGCCTTATAGCTGCTCCAGCTTTGTGCAGCGTCTTGGCCGGTCGGGACGGCGGGGACAGACATCAGAGATGTTGTTTCTATGTCCGGAAGAAGAGGATGAAGAAGCTCAGCTACCGGCACGGATGCCGTGGACTCTGCTGCGGGCTATCGCGGTCATCGAGCTGTATGTGCGGGACAAATGGGTAGAGCCGCTTACGTTGAGAGAAAAACCGATCGGTCTTCTGTATCACCAGACGATGAGCATTTTGAAGAGCATGGGAGAGGCAGAGCCTGCCGATTTGGCACGTGCGGTACTGACACTGCCTGCATTTCGCGGCATTGATCCGGATGAATACCGAATTTTCCTGAACTATTTGTTGCAGACCGACCATATCCAGCGTACGGACGAAGGGCCGCTTATTATCGGGCTAACGGGTGAGCGTATCGTGAACAACTTCCGTTTTTATGCCGTCTTTAAGGATGATGAAGAGCATGTCGTCTATAACGGCTCCGAGGAGATTGGCTCCATCACCACCGTACCTCCGCCAGGCTATTGCTTCTCATTGGCCGGAAAGTTATGGAAGGTGGAGGAAGTGGATACGAAGCATAAAGCTCTTTATGTGAAGTCTGCGAAGGGCAAGGTTGATACCCTTTGGCTCGGCGCAGGCGGTGACGTACACACCCGTGTCGTCCACAAAATGCGAGAGGTGCTGGCTGACAGCACGCTCTACCCTTACTTGGCACCGGGAGCCGTGAACCGTCTCGAACGGGCGCGGCGTCTGGCCCGGGAAAGCGGGCTGTTGAAGAGCGTTGTCATTCCGGCAGGAGGCGACTCCATGTTTGTTTTGCCGTGGGCGGGCAGTAAGCAGTTTCGTACGCTGGAACGTCTGCTGAAGCACAATCTGGCTGACCGGCTGGCACTTCGTTCCATCGTGCCGATGGAGCCGTATTACATGGTTGTGGCAGGAAAGACCGATGCCAGTCATCTGATGGATGAGATTCTGTCCGAACTGAGCCAATGCGAAGTCTCTGGTTCCGCGACTCTGCTTGATCTGGATGAAGCCCCATATCTCGGTAAGTATGATGAGTTTGTGGCACCAGAGCTGGTCCGGACCGCATTTGCGGTGGACGGGCTGGATGTGGAGGGACTGGCGGAGGTTTTGAAAGAGCGTTAG